From the Shewanella amazonensis SB2B genome, one window contains:
- a CDS encoding glycosyltransferase, with the protein MTGRRIAIAIDSLAGGGAEKVMLTLASTLVELGHEPHLLVLQQDCHHEIPPGLQVHFCFGGDERNIDGFWRTRGSVQKLQQWITGLEERFGKFELFLSNLDKTNLLMTRTGVAPLYCVVHNSIEEELQRQRKLGPFAYLSMLRAKKSLNGQHLITVSKGIANEIAEVGRVQPASVQTIYNPFELEKIQHQASQTADALPKGDYIIHVGRFARQKRHDVLFAALKQMRNPLPLVLLCNNKKKAIKSARKFGVEDRVIIPGFQTNPYPWIKGARLLALSSDYEGLPTVLIESLAVGTPVVSTDCRHGPKEILTGALRRFLVPRRDPAALAMAMDEALTHYPDCDDAEILTQVGAAAVAGKYLKLLTA; encoded by the coding sequence ATGACAGGACGCAGAATTGCCATTGCCATCGACAGTTTGGCCGGTGGCGGCGCAGAAAAGGTGATGTTGACCCTGGCGTCCACCCTGGTGGAGCTGGGCCATGAGCCACATCTATTGGTGTTGCAGCAGGACTGCCACCATGAAATTCCCCCCGGCCTCCAGGTGCACTTTTGCTTTGGTGGTGATGAGCGCAATATCGACGGCTTTTGGCGCACCCGAGGTTCGGTACAGAAGTTACAACAGTGGATAACAGGGCTTGAGGAGCGTTTCGGCAAGTTTGAACTGTTCCTGTCCAATCTGGACAAAACCAATCTGCTGATGACCCGCACCGGCGTGGCACCGCTTTATTGCGTGGTTCACAATTCCATTGAAGAAGAGCTGCAACGCCAGCGTAAGTTGGGACCTTTTGCCTATCTGAGTATGTTGCGGGCGAAAAAATCACTCAATGGCCAGCACCTGATCACTGTATCCAAGGGCATTGCCAATGAGATTGCCGAGGTGGGCAGGGTGCAGCCCGCCTCTGTGCAAACCATTTATAATCCGTTCGAACTGGAAAAAATTCAGCACCAGGCCAGTCAAACAGCCGACGCATTGCCCAAGGGGGATTACATCATCCATGTTGGGCGGTTTGCACGCCAAAAACGCCATGATGTGCTCTTTGCGGCGTTGAAGCAGATGCGCAATCCCTTGCCGCTCGTGCTGCTTTGCAACAACAAGAAAAAGGCTATCAAGTCGGCCCGCAAGTTTGGGGTTGAAGACAGGGTGATTATTCCCGGATTCCAAACCAATCCCTATCCCTGGATAAAGGGTGCCAGGCTGCTGGCATTGAGTTCAGATTATGAAGGCTTGCCAACGGTGTTGATTGAATCGCTGGCAGTGGGCACTCCGGTAGTCAGTACCGACTGTCGCCATGGTCCCAAAGAAATTCTCACCGGGGCGTTGCGACGATTTTTGGTCCCAAGACGTGACCCTGCGGCTTTGGCGATGGCCATGGATGAAGCCCTGACCCACTATCCAGACTGCGACGATGCGGAAATTCTGACTCAGGTCGGCGCTGCTGCAGTCGCAGGCAAGTACCTGAAACTGCTGACAGCCTGA
- a CDS encoding WavE lipopolysaccharide synthesis family protein, whose product MTIKFSDITVVVQGPVQAYQGRDQQAGITQVCLDSIRTHLPGARIILSTWEGQNCTGLAPDLLLQHPDPGANVVAYNAQGEAQKLNFNRQIVSTCEGLKRVETPYAVKLRSDNYLTGHGFVTALEQFPARCDQDIRFTEPVVVNTSYFRRYAEGQRVIMHPSDFFHFGRTEDLLKIWDLPLFEDRPFDPAQAGKAQYHGAPLTCPHAEQIYCDLWLRRLDDGFLPLAHRHQFSANQGERWDRFMASNLRVLEPEQLGLGLIARFIPKAKRPNEMSHLDWLLLYRRYCDPTYPASAVKLFTSLGWRRLLKMPLSYLKFRLTQGKKA is encoded by the coding sequence ATGACAATCAAATTCAGTGATATTACTGTGGTGGTACAGGGACCGGTTCAGGCCTATCAGGGTCGGGATCAGCAAGCCGGTATCACCCAAGTCTGCCTTGATAGCATCCGCACCCATCTACCGGGTGCGCGTATCATACTCTCTACCTGGGAAGGACAGAACTGCACAGGGCTTGCTCCGGATCTCTTGCTGCAACACCCGGATCCCGGTGCCAATGTGGTTGCCTACAATGCTCAGGGTGAAGCACAAAAACTCAACTTTAACCGTCAGATAGTCTCTACCTGTGAGGGCCTGAAGCGGGTAGAGACGCCCTATGCAGTCAAGTTGAGATCAGATAACTACCTGACTGGTCATGGGTTTGTTACTGCACTGGAGCAGTTTCCCGCTCGCTGTGACCAGGACATTCGCTTCACCGAGCCCGTGGTAGTAAATACCAGTTACTTCCGGCGTTATGCCGAAGGTCAGCGGGTCATCATGCATCCCAGCGATTTTTTCCATTTCGGGCGCACGGAAGATTTGCTGAAAATCTGGGACTTACCTCTGTTTGAGGACCGCCCATTCGACCCGGCTCAGGCCGGCAAAGCCCAGTACCATGGAGCGCCGCTTACCTGCCCCCATGCCGAGCAAATCTATTGCGACCTGTGGCTCAGACGTCTTGACGATGGCTTTTTGCCCTTAGCGCACCGCCATCAGTTTTCGGCAAATCAGGGAGAGCGATGGGACAGGTTTATGGCATCCAACCTGCGGGTGTTGGAGCCGGAGCAATTGGGACTCGGCTTGATTGCTCGGTTTATTCCCAAGGCAAAGCGCCCCAACGAAATGAGCCACCTCGATTGGCTGTTGCTTTACCGCCGCTATTGCGATCCCACTTACCCCGCATCGGCTGTAAAGCTCTTCACCTCTTTGGGCTGGCGACGCTTGCTTAAAATGCCGTTGAGTTACCTCAAATTCCGTCTGACTCAGGGTAAAAAAGCCTGA
- a CDS encoding glycosyltransferase family 2 protein: MIVIPMAGLSSRFFNAGYTQPKYMLDAGGMPLFDHALLSFAAYFGTTPFLFIVRDLYDTAAFVKTRCKALGIKDFKIVALEQPTRGQAETVYLGLTDVADTEPLTIFNIDTFRPGFTLPPIADTADGYLEVFKGEGSNWSYAKPADAKSTRVVQTTEKQPISDLCSTGLYYFRQTADFRLAYETEAARPASEWQKQELYIAPLYNHLIARGKNIHYHLIDASDVIFCGVPEEYQALLAQY, translated from the coding sequence ATGATAGTGATCCCCATGGCGGGGCTAAGCTCCCGCTTTTTCAACGCTGGCTACACCCAGCCCAAATACATGCTCGACGCTGGCGGCATGCCACTGTTTGACCACGCCCTGCTCAGCTTCGCGGCCTATTTCGGCACTACGCCTTTTTTGTTTATTGTGCGCGACCTGTATGACACAGCGGCCTTCGTCAAAACACGCTGCAAGGCACTGGGCATCAAAGACTTCAAGATTGTTGCCCTGGAGCAGCCAACCCGTGGACAGGCTGAAACCGTGTACCTGGGACTGACGGATGTAGCAGACACCGAGCCACTGACAATTTTCAATATAGATACCTTCAGACCCGGATTTACCCTGCCCCCCATAGCCGATACGGCCGATGGCTATCTGGAAGTATTCAAAGGTGAAGGCAGCAACTGGTCCTATGCCAAACCCGCCGATGCCAAAAGCACCCGCGTCGTGCAGACAACCGAAAAGCAACCCATATCCGACCTCTGCAGCACAGGGCTTTATTATTTCCGTCAAACCGCCGATTTTCGCCTTGCCTACGAAACGGAAGCCGCGCGGCCTGCAAGCGAGTGGCAAAAGCAGGAGCTTTATATAGCACCGCTTTACAACCACCTGATAGCCCGGGGTAAGAACATTCACTACCACCTTATCGATGCCAGTGACGTGATTTTCTGTGGGGTGCCAGAGGAATATCAGGCCCTGCTGGCCCAATATTGA
- a CDS encoding HAD hydrolase family protein: MKRLIVDLDGTLTKADNTDYSAVSPREDVIARLRQYQAEGFEIVISTARNMRTFEGNVGKINIHTLPVITAWLDKHQVPYDEILVGKPWCGHEGFYIDDRAIRPSEFARMSRAEIEQLIEDDKA, from the coding sequence ATGAAACGACTCATAGTAGATTTGGATGGCACCCTCACCAAGGCCGACAACACAGATTACAGTGCCGTGTCGCCCCGGGAAGATGTGATTGCCAGATTGAGACAATATCAGGCAGAAGGTTTTGAAATTGTCATCTCAACTGCACGCAATATGCGTACCTTTGAAGGTAATGTGGGCAAGATAAACATCCATACGTTGCCGGTGATCACCGCCTGGCTCGACAAACATCAGGTACCCTACGACGAAATTCTTGTCGGTAAACCCTGGTGTGGCCATGAAGGCTTTTATATCGATGACAGGGCCATCAGACCGTCTGAATTCGCCCGCATGAGCCGGGCCGAAATTGAGCAACTTATCGAAGACGACAAAGCATAG
- a CDS encoding glycosyltransferase family 4 protein has product MSKIKVALLVDEYFGGAKTKYGGYGFLARHLVAKHLPDDQVDVDVLLKKDCGKVRLWPKCFMVDGIRVYKLAARAFDWVNNLFLRQKNYDVFLSIEMTTHSYRIFSKAPGKNKKLLFWIQDPRPTYEWDEIQTVKLFPEPSYWDAEIYDFVNQYARSGNVRFISQAKCLDQKARDLYRLPANTSINYLPNPIEIDETFDLDSFPKQNSIIFLGRIESVKRGWLFAEIAKAMPQCQFYMLGQAHRQADENNAVMSGYQAIPNLHFVGHVEGEQKNRFLKEAKVLVNTSIHEALPISFLEALSYGTLLVSCQNPDELASKFGVYTGKVLGDGFDKVELFVAGINQLLTNDDHRHQLAKDAIAYIKEVHSLSRFTGDIKHELLTLCASRNEPVKATGRTTTSTVQ; this is encoded by the coding sequence ATGAGTAAAATTAAGGTAGCACTGCTGGTCGATGAATATTTTGGCGGCGCCAAAACCAAATATGGCGGATATGGCTTTTTGGCCAGACATCTGGTGGCCAAACACCTGCCTGACGATCAGGTCGACGTGGACGTTTTGCTGAAAAAAGACTGCGGCAAAGTGCGTCTTTGGCCCAAGTGTTTTATGGTCGATGGCATCAGGGTATACAAGCTGGCAGCACGGGCCTTTGATTGGGTAAACAACCTGTTTCTGCGGCAGAAAAACTATGATGTTTTTCTTTCCATCGAAATGACCACCCACTCCTACCGCATCTTCAGCAAGGCCCCGGGGAAAAATAAAAAACTGCTGTTTTGGATCCAGGACCCGAGACCCACCTACGAGTGGGATGAAATCCAGACCGTGAAGCTCTTTCCCGAGCCCAGTTACTGGGATGCAGAGATCTACGATTTTGTGAATCAATACGCCCGGAGTGGCAACGTACGCTTTATCAGTCAGGCAAAGTGTCTCGATCAAAAGGCCAGGGACTTGTATCGATTACCTGCCAATACGTCCATCAACTACCTGCCGAACCCAATCGAAATTGATGAGACGTTTGACCTGGACAGCTTCCCGAAGCAAAACAGCATAATATTCCTTGGCCGTATCGAGTCCGTAAAGCGGGGTTGGCTGTTCGCCGAAATCGCCAAGGCCATGCCGCAGTGCCAGTTTTATATGTTGGGTCAGGCACACAGACAGGCGGATGAAAACAATGCCGTGATGTCAGGCTACCAGGCCATTCCCAACCTGCATTTCGTCGGTCATGTGGAAGGCGAGCAGAAGAATCGTTTCCTGAAAGAGGCCAAGGTGTTGGTTAATACCTCTATTCATGAAGCCCTGCCGATTTCCTTCCTCGAGGCCCTGTCCTACGGCACCCTGCTGGTGAGTTGCCAGAATCCCGATGAACTGGCGAGCAAGTTTGGCGTGTATACCGGCAAGGTGTTGGGTGATGGCTTCGACAAGGTGGAACTCTTTGTCGCCGGAATCAACCAGCTGCTGACAAATGATGACCACAGACACCAACTCGCAAAAGACGCCATTGCCTATATTAAAGAAGTGCATTCACTGTCCCGCTTCACAGGGGACATCAAGCATGAACTGTTGACCCTGTGCGCAAGCCGCAATGAGCCAGTGAAAGCAACTGGCCGCACCACCACCAGCACAGTACAATAG
- the coaD gene encoding pantetheine-phosphate adenylyltransferase, producing MHTRAIYPGTFDPVTNGHADLIERAANLFKHVVIGVAASPSKQPKFSLEKRVELLKKVTAHLDNVEVVGFTGLLVDFAKDQQASVLVRGLRAVSDFEYEFQLANMNRRLSPDLESVFLTPAEENSFISSTLVKEVALHGGDVSQFVHPDVAAELLALPRKK from the coding sequence ATGCATACAAGAGCCATCTATCCCGGTACTTTCGATCCTGTCACCAATGGGCATGCGGATCTGATAGAGCGGGCCGCCAACCTGTTTAAGCATGTGGTAATAGGCGTGGCAGCCAGCCCGTCAAAACAGCCGAAGTTTTCATTGGAAAAACGGGTAGAGCTGCTGAAAAAGGTCACAGCTCATCTGGATAACGTGGAAGTGGTCGGATTTACCGGCTTGCTGGTGGACTTTGCCAAAGACCAGCAGGCCAGTGTACTGGTGCGGGGCCTGCGAGCCGTGTCGGACTTTGAGTATGAATTCCAACTGGCCAACATGAACCGTCGCTTAAGCCCGGATCTGGAAAGCGTGTTCCTGACGCCCGCAGAAGAAAACTCCTTTATCTCATCAACTCTGGTGAAAGAGGTGGCGCTTCATGGGGGCGATGTGAGCCAATTTGTACATCCTGACGTTGCCGCAGAATTATTGGCACTGCCGCGTAAGAAGTGA
- a CDS encoding capsule assembly Wzi family protein — MKYMSLSALSLALLSASTLAAPWVDASDIYLRADIQALADAGVITMPVNTFPLMWSGIGVDLNKAEPSLLTPEMAAAYARVNYYYRQAVENRGNTRLKAVGATDEARFQHFGSDYREQGELKASHEYMDNRFAFKVSATAAYDAQDDKDFRLDDSWMSLVLGNWVFTAGTVEQWWGPGFDTALHKSNNARPMPSLMLSRNNAAAFETPWLSWMGPWTLTTGISWMNDNRAVEDTLLWNFRGTLKPVQQLEIGASWTVQMCGEGQDCGLGTFWDTISGGGECADGSLDCDSAQNSRLGNQMAGWDIRYADTWFNVPVGLYLERTCEDSSGPMPWDLADCAKLAGVDTRFGFKDHQYKLFLEYTDTLVACGSDDNVFNCFYEHTTYLSGSRYYRRSLGSTYDSDAETWVLGLIGQFGDSKGINAYLRYAQLNKDGKNHSSEWTPQPEKEDLLMLEVSYRQPMFKGMVTLGGTVSRSEFDTKTDNDATLYGSYEYRF, encoded by the coding sequence ATGAAGTACATGTCGTTATCTGCGCTGAGCTTGGCGCTGCTGTCTGCGTCAACTCTGGCGGCACCTTGGGTCGATGCATCCGATATTTATTTGCGGGCCGATATTCAAGCATTGGCCGATGCAGGTGTTATCACAATGCCAGTGAATACGTTTCCGCTGATGTGGTCGGGCATCGGGGTGGATTTGAACAAAGCCGAGCCCTCGTTACTGACGCCGGAAATGGCCGCCGCCTATGCGAGGGTGAACTACTACTATCGCCAGGCGGTTGAAAACCGGGGTAACACACGACTTAAAGCGGTTGGCGCAACCGATGAAGCCAGATTCCAACATTTCGGCAGTGACTACCGTGAGCAGGGTGAACTCAAAGCCTCCCACGAGTACATGGATAATCGTTTTGCGTTCAAGGTGTCTGCGACGGCAGCCTACGATGCCCAGGATGATAAAGATTTCCGTCTGGATGACTCCTGGATGTCGTTGGTATTGGGGAATTGGGTGTTTACCGCAGGTACTGTAGAACAGTGGTGGGGCCCGGGATTCGATACCGCGCTGCACAAGTCCAATAACGCCCGCCCCATGCCGTCACTGATGCTGAGCCGCAATAACGCCGCTGCCTTTGAAACGCCTTGGCTGTCGTGGATGGGTCCCTGGACGTTAACCACGGGGATCAGCTGGATGAATGATAACCGTGCCGTAGAGGACACCCTGCTGTGGAATTTTCGCGGAACCCTAAAGCCCGTTCAACAGCTGGAAATAGGTGCCTCCTGGACAGTGCAGATGTGCGGCGAAGGCCAGGACTGTGGTCTGGGCACCTTCTGGGACACGATCTCCGGTGGCGGTGAATGTGCCGATGGCAGCCTGGATTGTGATTCGGCTCAAAACTCGCGTTTGGGCAACCAGATGGCAGGTTGGGATATTCGCTACGCCGATACGTGGTTTAATGTGCCCGTTGGCCTCTATCTGGAGCGTACCTGCGAAGACTCAAGCGGCCCGATGCCATGGGACTTGGCTGATTGTGCCAAGCTGGCGGGTGTTGACACCCGATTTGGATTTAAAGATCACCAGTATAAGCTGTTTTTGGAATATACGGATACCTTAGTGGCTTGTGGCAGTGATGATAATGTATTTAACTGCTTCTATGAGCACACCACTTATCTTTCCGGTTCCCGCTATTATCGGCGTTCTTTGGGCTCAACCTACGACAGTGACGCCGAAACCTGGGTGCTGGGCCTGATAGGTCAGTTTGGTGACAGCAAAGGCATTAATGCCTATCTGCGGTATGCCCAGCTGAACAAAGACGGCAAAAACCACAGCAGCGAGTGGACACCACAGCCGGAGAAGGAAGACCTGCTGATGCTGGAAGTCTCTTACCGTCAACCAATGTTCAAAGGTATGGTCACTCTCGGAGGCACAGTCTCCCGCTCAGAGTTCGACACAAAAACCGATAATGATGCCACCCTCTATGGCAGTTATGAATATCGATTCTGA
- a CDS encoding glycosyltransferase family 2 protein, whose amino-acid sequence MISVVIPAKDETGNIGNLVKEIAAALAGQSDFEVVVVDDGSTDATGEEVLQAAADCGCNASVVRHRKSTGQSTAVHSGVLHAKGDWIVTLDADGQNDPADIPAMIAIARTITNPHFCIAGYRKNRKDTAWKRFQSRVANRIRDALLHDGVPDTGCGLKLFPRETFLRLPHFNHMHRYLPALIRRLGGEIRISEVNHRDRGAGVSKYNAWNRAWVGIVDLMGVMWLIRRGKIAEVERVDGYSHP is encoded by the coding sequence ATGATTTCAGTGGTTATTCCTGCGAAAGATGAGACCGGAAACATAGGTAATCTGGTCAAAGAAATCGCGGCGGCGCTTGCCGGTCAATCAGATTTCGAAGTAGTGGTAGTTGATGACGGCAGTACGGACGCAACCGGAGAGGAAGTGCTGCAGGCTGCGGCCGATTGTGGTTGTAACGCCAGTGTAGTGCGTCACCGCAAGAGTACCGGCCAAAGTACAGCAGTACACTCGGGCGTACTGCATGCCAAAGGAGACTGGATTGTGACCCTCGATGCCGATGGTCAGAACGATCCCGCCGATATCCCGGCCATGATCGCCATTGCCCGCACCATCACAAATCCGCATTTTTGTATTGCCGGGTACCGTAAGAATCGCAAGGACACAGCCTGGAAACGTTTTCAGTCGAGAGTCGCCAATCGTATCCGCGATGCGCTGCTGCATGATGGGGTGCCGGACACCGGCTGCGGCCTGAAACTGTTTCCGCGGGAAACCTTTCTGCGCCTGCCCCATTTCAACCATATGCACAGATACCTGCCGGCACTGATCCGGCGCCTTGGCGGTGAAATCCGTATCAGTGAGGTCAATCACAGAGACAGGGGCGCAGGGGTATCCAAGTACAATGCCTGGAACCGCGCCTGGGTGGGCATTGTCGACCTGATGGGCGTCATGTGGCTTATCCGCAGAGGCAAGATAGCTGAGGTGGAG